In a genomic window of Nocardiopsis mwathae:
- a CDS encoding TetR family transcriptional regulator → MAKGGAQGRRSSEETRDRLITAAGQVLREEGYTGTSARAIAKAADVNSALIFYHFGGVDQLLLALLDRSAQERMALHRATAARAATLEELVEAAVHIYRTDLEHGYLAEFAELVAAAVTRPELRAEINARAEPWIAFVEEHYERVVGGSPLARLLPAREVAYGAITYYMGANFFSVLDEDRSRTAAVLDLAARVAPRARLLTLRLPRRAGGAGAAHAPDGG, encoded by the coding sequence GTGGCCAAGGGAGGCGCGCAGGGCCGCCGGTCGAGCGAGGAGACCCGCGACCGCCTGATCACCGCAGCCGGACAGGTCCTGCGCGAGGAGGGGTACACCGGGACGTCGGCGCGGGCCATCGCCAAGGCCGCCGACGTCAACTCGGCGCTGATCTTCTACCACTTCGGGGGCGTGGACCAGCTGCTGCTCGCGCTGCTGGACCGCTCGGCGCAGGAGCGCATGGCGCTGCACCGGGCCACCGCGGCGCGCGCCGCCACCCTGGAGGAGCTGGTCGAGGCCGCGGTGCACATCTACCGCACCGACCTGGAGCACGGGTACCTCGCCGAGTTCGCCGAGCTCGTCGCGGCCGCTGTGACCCGCCCCGAGCTGCGCGCCGAGATCAACGCACGGGCCGAGCCGTGGATCGCGTTCGTCGAAGAGCACTACGAGCGGGTCGTCGGCGGCTCTCCGCTGGCCCGGCTGCTGCCCGCGCGCGAGGTCGCCTACGGCGCGATCACCTACTACATGGGCGCCAACTTCTTCTCCGTGCTCGACGAGGACCGCAGCCGCACCGCAGCCGTCTTGGACCTCGCGGCGCGCGTGGCGCCGCGCGCCCGACTCCTCACCCTCCGGCTGCCCCGGCGCGCGGGAGGCGCGGGCGCGGCCCACGCTCCGGACGGAGGCTGA
- a CDS encoding glutathionylspermidine synthase family protein gives MIRKSGNPVRPDWREIVEAQGLGFHVAVHPEHLERTYWDESVHYEFEMEQVLHLEAVVESLHRMCLEAVEHVVSENRFADFGIPEWAAPAIRDSWRRTDPYLYGRFDLRYDGVNPPTLLEYNADTPTCLVEAAIVQWHWLQDTHPGADQWNSLHERLIHRWAALRPRLPDGPVHFAWTNEDETGEEALTTAYLQETADQAGLSTQEIALEDIGWDYSASEFVDLEERTITAAFKLYPWEWLIRDRFGPLILQQLHGVPWIEPLWKMVLSNKALLAVLWEMYPGHPNLLPSYLGDPGPLDSYIAKPLLGREGASMRIVTPDGELERTGGDYGVEGYVFQRFQPLPEFEGWHPVLGTWVVGDSSAGLGIRETSRLITDDTSSFVPHLIRV, from the coding sequence ATGATCAGGAAGAGCGGCAACCCCGTCCGGCCCGACTGGCGCGAGATCGTGGAGGCGCAGGGGCTCGGCTTCCACGTCGCGGTCCACCCCGAGCACCTGGAGCGCACCTACTGGGACGAGTCGGTGCACTACGAGTTCGAGATGGAGCAGGTGCTGCACCTCGAAGCGGTGGTGGAGTCCCTGCACCGGATGTGCCTGGAAGCGGTCGAGCACGTCGTCTCCGAGAACCGCTTCGCCGACTTCGGCATCCCCGAGTGGGCGGCGCCCGCGATCCGCGACTCCTGGCGGCGCACCGACCCCTACCTGTACGGCCGGTTCGACCTCCGCTACGACGGCGTCAACCCGCCCACACTGCTGGAGTACAACGCCGACACCCCCACCTGCCTGGTGGAGGCCGCGATCGTGCAGTGGCACTGGCTGCAGGACACCCACCCGGGCGCCGACCAGTGGAACTCGCTGCACGAGCGGCTCATCCACCGGTGGGCCGCGCTGCGCCCCCGCCTGCCCGACGGTCCGGTGCACTTCGCCTGGACGAACGAGGACGAGACCGGCGAGGAGGCGCTGACCACCGCCTACCTGCAGGAGACCGCGGACCAGGCGGGGCTGTCCACCCAGGAGATCGCGCTGGAGGACATCGGCTGGGACTACTCGGCGAGTGAGTTCGTCGACCTGGAGGAACGCACGATCACCGCCGCCTTCAAGCTCTACCCGTGGGAGTGGCTGATCCGGGACCGGTTCGGCCCGCTCATCCTGCAGCAGCTGCACGGCGTCCCCTGGATCGAGCCGCTGTGGAAGATGGTGCTGTCCAACAAGGCGCTGCTGGCCGTGCTGTGGGAGATGTACCCGGGCCACCCCAACCTGCTGCCGTCCTACCTCGGCGACCCCGGGCCGCTCGACTCCTACATCGCCAAGCCGCTGCTGGGCCGTGAGGGGGCGAGCATGCGGATCGTCACCCCCGACGGCGAGCTGGAGCGGACGGGGGGCGACTACGGGGTCGAGGGCTACGTCTTCCAGCGGTTCCAGCCACTGCCCGAATTCGAGGGGTGGCACCCGGTGCTGGGCACATGGGTGGTGGGGGACTCCTCCGCCGGGCTGGGCATCCGCGAGACGTCCCGCCTGATCACCGACGACACGTCGTCCTTCGTGCCCCACCTCATCCGGGTCTGA
- a CDS encoding NUDIX domain-containing protein: MASGVEVAEGIVFPDTADGGRWVGGAVIIDDAGRAFAQRRSPDRKVFPHCWDIVGGHVEPGETMLQALRREVAEETGWELTAVLDELYRLVWTPGDGIERHEVDYLVRVEGDLTAPRLEPGKHTEFMWVDENHVDLLHDHRDPGEYFITDIVSRGLRSARRPRGRA, encoded by the coding sequence GTGGCGAGCGGTGTGGAGGTCGCGGAGGGGATCGTCTTCCCCGACACGGCGGACGGCGGACGGTGGGTCGGCGGCGCGGTGATCATCGACGACGCGGGGCGCGCCTTCGCGCAGCGCCGATCGCCGGACCGGAAGGTCTTCCCGCACTGCTGGGACATCGTGGGCGGGCACGTCGAACCCGGCGAGACCATGCTCCAGGCGCTGCGACGGGAGGTCGCCGAGGAGACCGGCTGGGAGCTCACCGCCGTCCTCGACGAGCTGTACCGGCTCGTGTGGACGCCGGGCGACGGCATCGAACGCCACGAGGTCGACTACCTCGTCCGCGTCGAGGGCGACCTGACGGCGCCGCGCCTGGAGCCGGGCAAGCACACCGAGTTCATGTGGGTGGACGAGAACCACGTCGACCTCCTGCACGACCACCGCGACCCCGGCGAGTACTTCATCACCGACATCGTCTCCCGCGGCCTGCGCAGCGCCCGGAGGCCGCGCGGCCGGGCCTGA
- the tsaB gene encoding tRNA (adenosine(37)-N6)-threonylcarbamoyltransferase complex dimerization subunit type 1 TsaB: protein MLLLAFDTATPAVTAAVCELSGAEVRVRASASSVDARRHGELLTPGVRDVVEQAGATLAELTHVAVGIGPGPYTGLRVGLATGLALADALAIPCHGVATLDAIAFASGRTTPFIAASDARRREVFWARYADASTRAGEIAVDRPADVDTGGLPVIGHGAHMYAEAFGQDPEAAEPLYPSAAALGELALRRLAAGEELPEPRPLYLRRPDAAVPGTPKKVRQWQA, encoded by the coding sequence GTGCTGCTACTGGCTTTCGACACCGCGACCCCGGCCGTCACCGCCGCGGTCTGCGAGCTCTCCGGCGCCGAGGTCCGGGTGCGCGCGAGCGCATCCTCGGTCGACGCGCGCCGCCACGGTGAACTCCTCACCCCCGGCGTGCGCGACGTCGTCGAGCAGGCGGGCGCGACCCTCGCCGAGCTGACCCACGTCGCGGTCGGCATCGGCCCCGGCCCCTACACCGGGCTGCGGGTCGGCCTGGCCACCGGGCTGGCCCTCGCCGACGCCCTGGCCATCCCGTGCCACGGGGTCGCCACTCTGGACGCCATCGCGTTCGCCTCCGGCCGGACCACCCCCTTCATCGCGGCCAGCGACGCGCGCCGCAGGGAGGTGTTCTGGGCCCGCTACGCCGACGCGTCCACCCGTGCCGGGGAGATCGCCGTCGACCGCCCCGCCGACGTCGACACCGGAGGGCTGCCGGTGATCGGCCACGGCGCGCACATGTACGCCGAGGCGTTCGGGCAGGACCCGGAGGCCGCCGAACCGCTGTACCCGTCCGCCGCGGCACTGGGTGAGCTCGCGCTGCGTCGACTGGCGGCGGGCGAGGAGCTGCCCGAGCCCCGGCCGCTCTACCTGCGCCGACCGGATGCCGCCGTCCCCGGGACACCGAAGAAGGTGCGGCAATGGCAGGCGTGA
- the alr gene encoding alanine racemase codes for MPPTFAEARVDLGAITENIEFLRGRARGADVMGVVKADGYGHGMLPAARAMLAGGATWLGTAFIEEALRLRADGIRVPVVAWIVPPGEPLTAAIAADIDLGVSSLWLLEAIEAAAREAGRRARVHLKADTGLSRGGVTTDEWPAVVAAAARAEASGPIQVTGVWSHFACADEPGHPSISAQIAVFHEALEIAEKAGLRPDVRHLANSPATLTLPETHFDLVRTGIAGYGINPIPGLDVPELRPAMTLSTKIAMVKRVPAGSSISYGHRYTTARPSNLALVPLGYADGVPRAATDTAPVLAAGRRRTIAGTVCMDQFVVDLGDDAAAAGDRAVLFGPGDDGEPTAQDWADALGTIPYEIVTRIGQRVPRVHVGGPGRSTGRPNIPEEEG; via the coding sequence ATGCCTCCAACTTTCGCCGAAGCGCGCGTGGACCTGGGCGCGATCACAGAGAACATCGAGTTCCTGCGGGGCCGGGCACGCGGTGCGGATGTCATGGGTGTCGTCAAGGCCGACGGCTACGGGCACGGAATGCTCCCCGCCGCCCGCGCCATGTTGGCCGGCGGCGCGACCTGGCTCGGCACGGCGTTCATCGAGGAGGCCCTGCGACTGCGCGCCGACGGGATCCGTGTCCCCGTGGTCGCGTGGATCGTTCCGCCCGGCGAACCCCTCACGGCGGCCATCGCCGCCGACATCGACCTGGGGGTGAGCTCGCTGTGGCTGCTGGAGGCGATCGAGGCGGCCGCCCGGGAGGCCGGGCGGCGCGCACGCGTCCACCTGAAGGCCGACACCGGGCTCAGCCGCGGCGGCGTCACCACCGACGAGTGGCCCGCCGTGGTGGCCGCGGCCGCGCGCGCCGAAGCGTCCGGGCCGATCCAGGTCACCGGTGTGTGGTCGCACTTCGCCTGTGCCGACGAACCCGGCCACCCCTCCATCTCCGCCCAGATCGCCGTGTTCCACGAGGCCCTGGAGATCGCGGAGAAGGCCGGGCTGCGCCCCGATGTGCGACACCTCGCCAACTCCCCGGCGACGCTCACCCTCCCCGAAACCCACTTCGACCTGGTGCGCACCGGGATCGCCGGCTACGGCATCAACCCCATCCCGGGCCTCGACGTCCCCGAGCTGCGCCCGGCCATGACCCTGAGCACGAAGATCGCCATGGTCAAGCGGGTCCCCGCGGGCAGCAGCATCTCCTACGGGCACCGCTACACCACCGCGCGCCCGAGCAACCTCGCGCTGGTCCCTCTCGGCTACGCCGACGGTGTGCCGCGCGCCGCTACCGACACCGCGCCGGTGCTGGCCGCCGGGCGGCGCCGCACGATCGCGGGCACGGTCTGCATGGACCAGTTCGTCGTCGACCTCGGCGACGACGCGGCCGCGGCCGGGGACCGCGCCGTCCTCTTCGGCCCCGGTGACGACGGCGAACCCACCGCCCAGGACTGGGCGGACGCGCTGGGGACCATCCCCTATGAGATCGTCACCCGTATCGGCCAGCGGGTACCGCGCGTCCACGTCGGTGGTCCGGGGCGGTCGACGGGGCGACCGAACATCCCGGAAGAGGAGGGGTAG
- the tsaE gene encoding tRNA (adenosine(37)-N6)-threonylcarbamoyltransferase complex ATPase subunit type 1 TsaE, translating into MTDTTDTTTLATGALVTAATDADMRALGRRIAGLLRPGDLLIMSGPLGAGKTTLTQGIADGLDVRGPVTSPTFVIARVHPPLSGGPALVHVDAYRLGSAAEVDDLDLEASLDDAVTIVEWGEGVAEELSDDRLEISIDRLPDDTRTVRLTGVGVRWADALPSAD; encoded by the coding sequence ATGACCGACACCACCGACACCACCACCCTCGCCACCGGCGCGCTCGTCACCGCGGCGACCGACGCGGACATGCGGGCACTGGGCAGGCGCATCGCCGGGCTGCTGCGCCCCGGCGACCTGCTCATCATGTCCGGGCCGCTGGGCGCCGGAAAGACCACCCTGACCCAGGGGATCGCCGACGGGCTCGACGTTCGCGGGCCGGTCACCTCGCCCACCTTCGTGATCGCGCGCGTCCACCCCCCGCTCTCCGGAGGACCGGCGCTCGTCCACGTCGACGCCTACCGCTTGGGCAGCGCCGCCGAGGTCGACGACCTCGACCTGGAGGCGAGCCTCGACGACGCGGTCACCATCGTCGAGTGGGGCGAAGGCGTGGCCGAGGAGCTGTCCGACGACCGCCTGGAGATCTCCATCGACCGGCTGCCCGACGACACCCGCACCGTCCGGCTGACCGGCGTCGGCGTGCGCTGGGCCGATGCGCTACCGAGCGCGGACTAG
- a CDS encoding DUF4913 domain-containing protein, whose amino-acid sequence MTFTDNRIATDDGLSERVAHLQNAMHKLGADVIRLQTQLTDLATAAPPQPTEEKAEEPVPFIFNMSRDAYKRELAALVRWVDEFLVPVYIGDGSAWCPAWWEHHEAVGRLHALRLSYGELTDTERSGPVGPAVWHRDHLDPVLDRLCSDDGPFAACLTPAGHVERRRGAPS is encoded by the coding sequence ATGACCTTTACCGACAACCGCATCGCGACCGATGACGGACTGTCCGAACGCGTCGCGCACCTGCAGAACGCCATGCACAAGCTCGGCGCGGACGTCATCCGGCTGCAGACCCAGCTCACCGATCTCGCGACCGCGGCACCCCCGCAGCCGACCGAGGAGAAGGCCGAGGAGCCGGTTCCGTTCATCTTCAACATGTCCCGGGACGCCTACAAGCGGGAGCTCGCGGCCCTGGTGCGGTGGGTGGACGAGTTCCTGGTGCCGGTCTACATCGGCGACGGCTCCGCGTGGTGCCCGGCGTGGTGGGAGCACCACGAAGCGGTGGGCCGCCTGCACGCGCTGCGGCTCTCCTACGGCGAACTGACCGACACCGAGCGCTCGGGACCGGTCGGCCCGGCGGTCTGGCACCGCGACCACCTCGACCCGGTCCTGGACCGGCTGTGCTCGGACGACGGCCCCTTCGCGGCCTGCCTGACCCCCGCCGGCCACGTCGAGCGCCGCCGCGGCGCCCCGTCCTGA
- a CDS encoding NAD(P)H-hydrate dehydratase: protein MRYAHTVEAVRKAEGELMARLPNGALMQRAARGLAAVCVRMLPRVYGSRVVLLVGGGDNGGDALYAGAFLARRGAAVRVVSAGSRVHEQGLAELRAAGGRAIAVGDGGGRTRGGPGLRHVPIAEAAVEISAADLIIDGLVGIGGHGGLREPHAAVAALAGAATAPVVAVDLPSGIDADTGAVGGAAVRADVTVTFGTHKPGLFVDPGAERAGVVEFVDIGIGAELPAARVESPQAEDIATLLPHVGAEADKYRRGVLAIAAGSTRYRGAGVLAVGGALRGGVGMVRYAGHQDAVDEVLHSWPEAVTSVLDPLDPVNGLPDRVSAWVIGPGRGLYPAATMELARVLGTGLPVLVDADAITLLASDPRMVRERAAPTLLTPHAGELTRLLPGTDRADVEARRLEHATRAAEEYGCTVLLKGSTTVIAEPGRPAVVNPTGTPLLATAGSGDVLAGLIGSLLAGGLAPREAAVCGAYLHGLAARLANDGAPVAASDLLSALPRAIREVRRR, encoded by the coding sequence GTGCGGTACGCACACACGGTCGAAGCGGTGCGCAAGGCCGAGGGCGAGCTCATGGCGCGGCTCCCGAACGGCGCGCTGATGCAGCGGGCGGCACGCGGGCTGGCCGCGGTGTGCGTCCGGATGCTCCCGCGGGTCTACGGCTCCCGGGTCGTGCTGCTGGTGGGCGGCGGCGACAACGGGGGAGACGCCCTGTACGCCGGCGCCTTCCTGGCACGGCGGGGAGCGGCGGTCCGGGTCGTTTCGGCCGGGTCGCGCGTGCACGAACAGGGGCTCGCCGAGCTGCGGGCCGCCGGTGGACGCGCCATCGCGGTCGGCGACGGGGGCGGACGAACCCGGGGCGGTCCGGGTTTACGGCACGTGCCCATCGCCGAGGCCGCCGTCGAGATCAGCGCCGCCGACCTCATCATCGACGGCCTCGTCGGCATCGGCGGACACGGCGGGCTACGTGAACCGCACGCCGCGGTCGCCGCCCTGGCGGGCGCCGCCACGGCGCCGGTCGTCGCCGTGGACCTGCCCAGCGGGATCGACGCCGACACCGGAGCAGTCGGCGGCGCGGCGGTGCGCGCCGACGTCACCGTGACCTTCGGCACGCACAAACCCGGGCTGTTCGTCGACCCGGGGGCGGAGCGGGCCGGGGTGGTGGAGTTCGTCGACATCGGGATCGGTGCGGAACTGCCCGCCGCGCGCGTGGAGTCCCCGCAGGCCGAGGACATCGCGACGCTCCTGCCACACGTGGGCGCCGAAGCCGACAAGTACCGCCGCGGTGTCCTCGCCATAGCCGCGGGTTCGACGCGCTACCGGGGCGCCGGAGTGCTGGCGGTCGGCGGGGCGTTGCGCGGCGGCGTCGGCATGGTCCGCTACGCCGGACACCAGGACGCGGTCGACGAGGTGCTGCACAGCTGGCCGGAGGCGGTGACCTCGGTGCTCGACCCTCTCGATCCGGTCAACGGGCTGCCCGATCGGGTGAGCGCCTGGGTGATCGGACCGGGCCGGGGGCTGTACCCGGCGGCCACGATGGAGCTGGCCCGGGTGCTCGGCACCGGCCTGCCGGTCCTGGTCGACGCCGACGCCATCACGCTGCTGGCGAGCGACCCCCGCATGGTCCGGGAGCGGGCGGCCCCCACCCTGCTGACCCCGCACGCCGGTGAGCTCACCCGCCTCCTGCCCGGAACCGACCGCGCCGACGTCGAGGCTCGCCGCCTGGAACACGCCACCCGCGCCGCCGAGGAGTACGGCTGCACGGTCCTCCTCAAGGGGTCGACCACCGTCATCGCCGAACCGGGGCGGCCCGCGGTGGTCAACCCGACGGGGACGCCCCTGCTGGCGACGGCCGGCAGCGGCGATGTGCTGGCCGGCCTCATCGGCTCGCTGCTCGCCGGGGGCCTGGCCCCGCGCGAGGCGGCGGTGTGCGGCGCCTACCTGCACGGACTGGCCGCCCGCCTGGCCAATGACGGTGCCCCGGTCGCCGCCTCCGACCTGCTGTCGGCCCTGCCGCGCGCCATCCGCGAGGTCCGGCGGCGCTGA
- a CDS encoding PrsW family intramembrane metalloprotease translates to MDEQAMLTRDLVLRLCADPIDFDEEWLRSDGKITVPFTAPRDTSLIDTIVAAGRAMGVDHLLICRTRNEFAFEPVTDVPADTASIVAVIRGWGDEPTDLVVAVEDLSAAVLVTASELTVAAGPDDFLRPFVGRDLAGARTAFAEEARKDRDPRLLRAAQRYGCIDQGHATAARAPGPDLAERVAVRARRLRESADRTVAWMRALRGAWGWAMVAVLLAAALIVPGISASLPVLAGTLWLMAQFAWFARSRTVGFATLMRVVALGALMIWPAALAGRLLAGALGDVEAWVGPTYIAVLVEEPMKLLPLLLCRMVAGRRFRRLAAVDYLLLAAASGAGFHLAEQALRAATGGAGPAPVYGVLTLFPGWTELPGLGIQFSGHAVTTGLIGAALGLAIVGHRHYGARLWILPPLALWVAALEHMTFNAAIAGVDPTPVTAVLAALTGGGAATRWILLALLVAAVLLDHRLAGAAADTTPALPGEPPLAGLRRWARGRSVRIRVRVPGDIAPVFRRAAYSWALLPVTLVTALSAILHEFAVMLAAAARGPATLCTTWDFLRQRRAYAMGAARAGDRPWRRFPRREDLAASARSLRAALAPAPASLSVAAAASVLVALHPHVGSGYLGGEWAAVPESGGGFGYAVAVLGDAATWLGALSPVQQAWAWAAVAAFVSLLVSGWAVPRVHPTVGDVLRRPGHSITLLLGACAPGQTPYAITAVAGLALPRSTDRLLRG, encoded by the coding sequence ATGGACGAACAGGCCATGCTCACCCGCGACCTCGTCCTGCGGCTGTGCGCCGATCCGATCGACTTCGACGAGGAATGGCTGCGGTCGGACGGAAAGATCACCGTCCCCTTCACCGCGCCGCGCGACACCTCCCTGATCGACACCATCGTGGCCGCGGGACGGGCCATGGGCGTCGACCACCTGCTCATCTGCCGGACGCGCAACGAGTTCGCCTTCGAGCCGGTGACCGACGTGCCCGCCGACACCGCCAGTATCGTCGCGGTCATCCGCGGCTGGGGCGACGAACCCACCGACCTGGTCGTGGCCGTCGAGGACCTGTCGGCCGCCGTCTTGGTCACCGCCTCCGAGCTCACCGTCGCCGCCGGGCCCGACGACTTCCTGCGCCCCTTCGTCGGCCGCGACCTCGCCGGAGCCCGCACCGCCTTCGCGGAGGAGGCCCGCAAGGACCGCGACCCCCGGCTGCTGCGTGCCGCCCAGCGCTACGGCTGCATCGACCAGGGCCATGCCACCGCCGCGCGCGCCCCCGGGCCCGACCTCGCCGAACGTGTCGCGGTGCGCGCCCGCAGGCTGCGCGAAAGCGCCGACCGCACCGTGGCGTGGATGCGCGCCCTGCGCGGTGCCTGGGGGTGGGCGATGGTCGCGGTCCTACTGGCCGCGGCGCTCATCGTGCCGGGCATCTCGGCGTCCCTCCCCGTCCTCGCCGGCACGCTGTGGCTGATGGCCCAGTTCGCCTGGTTCGCCCGCTCCCGAACCGTGGGGTTCGCGACCCTGATGCGGGTGGTGGCGCTGGGCGCGCTGATGATCTGGCCCGCCGCGCTGGCCGGGCGGCTGCTGGCCGGGGCACTCGGCGACGTGGAGGCCTGGGTGGGCCCGACCTACATCGCCGTCCTCGTGGAAGAACCCATGAAGCTCCTCCCACTGCTGCTGTGCCGGATGGTCGCCGGGCGCCGCTTCAGGCGGCTGGCCGCCGTCGACTACCTGCTGCTCGCCGCCGCATCCGGCGCGGGATTCCACCTGGCGGAGCAGGCGCTGCGCGCCGCCACCGGCGGGGCCGGCCCTGCCCCCGTCTACGGCGTCCTCACCCTGTTCCCCGGCTGGACCGAACTGCCCGGCCTGGGCATCCAGTTCTCCGGGCACGCCGTCACCACCGGGCTCATCGGCGCCGCACTGGGGCTGGCGATCGTCGGCCACCGGCACTACGGCGCGCGGCTATGGATCCTGCCCCCGCTCGCCCTGTGGGTGGCCGCACTGGAGCACATGACGTTCAACGCGGCGATCGCCGGCGTCGACCCCACTCCCGTCACCGCCGTCCTCGCCGCACTCACCGGCGGCGGCGCCGCGACCCGGTGGATCCTGCTCGCCCTGCTGGTCGCCGCGGTCCTCCTCGACCACCGGCTTGCCGGGGCCGCGGCCGACACCACCCCCGCGCTGCCCGGGGAGCCGCCGCTCGCCGGTCTGCGCCGGTGGGCGCGCGGCCGGTCGGTCCGCATCCGGGTGCGCGTGCCCGGAGACATCGCCCCCGTCTTCCGCCGCGCGGCCTACTCCTGGGCACTGCTCCCGGTGACGCTCGTGACCGCGCTCTCCGCGATCCTGCACGAGTTCGCCGTGATGCTCGCGGCCGCCGCCCGAGGCCCGGCCACACTCTGCACGACCTGGGACTTCCTGCGGCAGCGCCGCGCGTACGCGATGGGTGCGGCCCGTGCCGGGGACCGCCCCTGGCGCCGCTTCCCGCGCCGGGAGGACCTGGCCGCCTCGGCCCGCTCCCTGCGCGCCGCCCTGGCGCCCGCCCCCGCCTCCCTTTCGGTCGCGGCCGCCGCCAGCGTCCTGGTGGCCCTGCACCCGCACGTCGGGTCGGGATACCTCGGCGGCGAGTGGGCCGCCGTCCCGGAATCCGGCGGCGGTTTCGGCTACGCGGTGGCGGTCCTGGGCGACGCCGCCACCTGGCTGGGTGCCCTCTCACCGGTCCAGCAGGCGTGGGCCTGGGCCGCCGTGGCCGCCTTCGTGAGCCTGCTGGTCAGCGGTTGGGCCGTCCCCCGGGTGCATCCCACCGTGGGCGACGTCCTGCGCAGGCCGGGCCACAGCATCACCCTTCTCCTCGGCGCCTGCGCACCCGGCCAGACCCCCTACGCGATCACGGCCGTGGCCGGACTGGCCCTACCCCGGTCCACCGACCGCCTGCTGCGGGGATAG